The following DNA comes from Bradyrhizobium sp. SK17.
GTGCTTCCTGCGCGTTGGTCTCGACCTTGGCGACCTTGGCCTCCTCCTCCTTCTGCTTCTTGGCGGTGTCCTCCGTCACGATGCGGTCGGGGTCGTCGGCCTCGACAGGCTTTTCCTGAGGCAGGTCGGTGTCCTTCACCTCTGCCTTCTGCTGCGCCATCTCCTGAACGGCCTGCTGCTCGTCAGCCGGCGCGCCGGGCGGTGCTGCTTCCTCGGGTACATCCGGTGAGGCGAGTTCGACGGCGTATTCCGCGCCGGCCGCGCCAAGTCCCTCGTCGCCGTCGTCGCCGCGCAAATTTGCCAGTGCCAACGCCACGCCGCCGAGATGCAGCCCGACCGCCATCACCGCGGCGATCACCCAGAGCCGCTTCGAGGTACGCAGGTCGAGATCGGGGTTGGTCGACATCGCGCTTCGCCGTCAGGGCTTGGCCGGCTCGGCCTGCTGGGCCGCCGGCGCTCCCGGCACGCCCTCGAGCGCGACGAGCTTCACATGGGTGTAGCCGCCGCCGCGCAACAGTTCCATCACGCCCATCAGCTCGCCATAGGGGACCATCCGGTCCGCCCGCAGGAACACGTATTTGTCTCGGCTCATGTCGGGCACCGCATCCAGCGAATTGATCAGGTCGGCGCGCTTCACCGCGTTCTCGCCGATCGCCAGCGTGAGGTCGGGCTTGATGCTGACATAGGTCGGCTTGTCCGGCTTCTTCTGCGGCGTCGCACTGGAGGTCGGAAGATCGATCGGCAGGTCGACGGTCGAGAGCGGCGCCGCGACCATGAAGATGATCAGCAGCACCAGCATCACGTCGATGAACGGCGTGACGTTGATCTCGTGGGATTCCGCGAAATCGTCGTCGCCATCGTTCTCGGAGATCGAGACTGCCATCGCCTACTCCGCCGCCGCGGCACGCGCACCATGCGGAACGCTGCCGTGGGTGCGATCGAGATCACGCGACAGCAGCCGTCCCGCCGCGCCCGAGGCGCGGTTGACGAGCTCGAGATACACCTTCGTGACGCGCGAGAAGTGGTTGTAGATGATCACGGCAGGGATCGCCGCGACGAGCCCGATCGCGGTGGCGAGCAGCGCTTCCGCGATACCCGGCGCCACCACGGCAAGGTTGGTGGTCTGCGACTTCGAGATGCCGATGAAGCTGTTCATGATGCCCCAGACGGTACCGAACAGGCCGACGAAGGGCGACGTCGCGCCGATGGTCGCAAGCAGGCCCATGCCGATGCGGATCTTGCGAGCCTCGGCACGCACGATCTCGGCGAAGCTCGACGCCGCGCGTTCCTTGATGCCGCTGTCGCTGGAGATGCCCGCCGACAGCCGCCCCTCGCGCATTGCGGCCGCGATGAACGACGACAGCACGCTGCCCTTGGCGCCGAGCGCGAACTGCGCCTCCGCAAGCGAGCGCGATTCAGCGATCTTGGCCAGCGCGCCACGCAGCTTGCTCTGCGCCACGGTCAGCTCGACCATCTTGGCGATGAACACGGTCCAGGTCACCAGCGACGCGAAGGCGAGACCGAGCATCACCGCCTTCACGATGATGTCGGCGTTCAGGAACATATTCCAGGGCGACAATTCGTGCAGGCCGGTGCTGGTCGACTTCGGCGATTTGGCATCGCCGCCCGCGGCGGCAGTCAAGGATGCCTCATTCGCCACCGGTGCGGGAGCCGCCGCAGGTGCTGGCGCAACCTGCGCTTGCGGCACCGCGGGCGCCGGCTGGGCCACCGGCGCGGTCTGGCCGGCGGCCGCAGGCTGGGCGATCGCCGCGGGCTGCGCGGCGGGCACCTGGGCCGCGGGCGCGGGCTGAGGCCGGGTCACGGGCGCGGGCTGCGCGGCAGGTGCCGTTTGCTGCTGCGCCGAAGCCGGCGCGGTCAGCATGGACATCGCCAGGGCGGCGACCATGGCGGATGCAGCGAGGAACTTGGATGTCATCATCAGTTACACTTCAGCCCAGTGACGGATCAGGTTGTGATAAATGCCGGTCAATTTGACCGTTTCAGGGTCATCGCGCCCCAGCCGCTCCACCAGCGCCTGGATCGCCGTATCGAGGTCGAAGATCAGGCTTCGCGCGTGGGCATCACGTACCATGCTCTGGAGCCAGAAAAAAGACGCAACCCGGATCCCCCGCGTGACCGGCGTTACCAGATGCAAGCTGGAAGCAGGATAAAGTACGAGATCTCCCGCTGGCAGCTTGATCTCATGTGATCCATAGAGGTCCTCGATGACCAGCTCTCCCCCGTCGTAATCCTCTGGATTAGATAAAAACAACGTGACGGAGAGGTCGGTGCGGATCCGCAGGCCCGTCAGCCTGTCGCCGCGCACCGCATTGTCGACGTGCAAGCCGAAATGGTGCCCGTCGCTCGCGGCGTAGCGGTTGAACAAAGGTGGAAAGATTCTAAGTGGGATCGCCGCCGAGATGAAGCGCGGGCTCGCCGACAGTGCCGTCAGGACGCGGTTGCCGAGCTGCCGCGCGACCTCGCTGTCGGGCGGCAGCTGCTCGTTGCGCTTGACCAGCGCGGACGCAGCGCCTGCGGTCGAGCGGCCGTCCTCCCATCCGCTGGCGTCCATGATGCGGCGGAAGTCCGCCACATCAGCCTTGCTCAGTACGTTGGGAACACAGACCAGCATCTCCCGCCGCGAAGCCTCCGTCAGTAACGCGCAGAGAGCACCACCGCCACGGTGCGGCCAGGCGCCTCGAGCGTGAACGGCGCCGCACTTTGATAGAAGGCGGTGTAGTAGAGCTTGTTGAAGATGTTGTTGACGAACAGCTTCGCCGTCCAGTTCTTGTCGATCTTCGCTTCCGCGAAGGTGTCGAAGCGCCAGAAACTCGGCAACGCGGTGCCCTGGTTTGCGGCAAGCAAGGTGCCGCCGTACATCTTGGAACGATAGACGGCTTGGCCACCGACCTCCCACCTGTCGTCGATCTGATATTTGCTGAGCAGGCTGAACGATTGATGGGCGATGTTGGCCAGCGGCAGGCCCACGTTCGAGCTGTACAATGCAGGGTCGGCCGGCGCGACCAGGGACTTGGTTACCTCCGACTTCATCAGCACCAAGCCGCCGAACACGCTCCATTTGTCAGTGATCTTGCCGGCGACCTCGAGATCGATGCCGCGGATCCGATAGGCTGCGCCGGCGCTGATGCAAGGCTGCGTGCCTCCTATCGAAACGTTGTAGGGGCAAGCAGCGGTCTGGTTTGCCGTCGAGGTGATGTTCACCGACTCACGCGCGTTGGTGACGTCGGTCTGGAACAGCGCGCCGCTCACGAGCAAATGGCGATCAAACAGCTCCCATTTGTTACCGATCTCGATCGCACTGTTCTTCATCGGCCCGAAAATCTGGTTCGAGCCACCATTGAGGACCGGCGCAAGTCCTCCATAGGCCGCGCTGGTGCCGTCAAATTCGGAACCAACAGGGTCGGATGACGTCGCATAGGCCACATAGACACTGGTGATCGGCAGCGGCTTCAGAGTCAGGCCAAGATTGAAGTTCGGCATGCCGAAATCCGCGGCCTGCGATCCAAAAACACCGGCCGCCTTGCCTGACGTACCGTAGCCGCCAACCTTGATGCTGTAGTCGTCGAAGCGGACACCGCCATTGACGATGAGCAGATCGCGGTAATTGACGGAATCGAGCAGATAGCCGCTCGTCGTATCGATCGCGATTTGCGTCGGCTTGCCTGTGAGGGTGGGCACCGTCGGGAACGTCGCGAAAGTGAATTGCGGATTGGTGATGCTCACATTGGTCGGCGAACCACTGGCGTTGACCACGATACCGTTGTTGCTCTCACCGTTGAGACCACTATACGTGTCGATGCTGGATGTTTCGCGCGAGACCTCGACGCCGGCAACCGCGGTGTGACGCCACGGTCCGGTGTCGAACTTGTACGTGAACTCGCTCTGGTTGGCGACGACGTCCGTCGGCTGATAGCGGCTCAGCGTGTTGGCGGTCAGCGTGTTGCCTACGACGTTCGGCGACTCCGGAATCGTACCGATGTAGTTCAGCAGCGACTCCGAGCCCCGAACTTTGTTGCTGAAGGTCAGATCGGGCGTGATCTTCACTTCGGCATTGACCGTGGCGATGTCCTGATGGACTTCGAAGAAGTCGCGGTTAACGAAGCCGTAGAAGTTGTCGCGATTGACGCCATATTCCGGGGCCGGGCCGCCGGCGGTCGTCGTGTATTGACCAAGGGCGTTGGTGGGTCCGGTCCGCAGGTATGGCACGCCGAAGTCCGGCATGCCGTGGATATCGGTGTGAACGTAGTCCGCAGTCACCTTCACCGCATCGACCGGTTTCCATGTCAGCGCCACAAAGCCGCCGCCGCGATTGTCCGTGATGAAGCTCCGGCCTTCGACGCCCGCATCCTGATACACACCGCCAGCACGAATGGCCAAGGTAGGGCTGATCACCTGGTTGACGTCGAGCGTGACTCGCTTGGTGGCGTCGCTCGCATACGTCGTGTCCATATTGTAGAACGACTTCTCAGTGGTCGCCTGCTTGGTGACGATATTGATCGCACCGCCGGTCGTGCCGCGGCCCGCGAACGACGAACCAGGTCCGCGCAGAATTTCGACCTGCTCGGTGAAAAAGTTCTCGCGGACGCTGACGCCGGAGTCGCGCACTCCGTCGACGAAGACGTCGTTACGGGTATCGAAGCCGCGAACGAAGAACCGATCGCCGAACGCATTGCCGCCCTCACCGGTACCGAGGGTGACGCCAGCCGTATTCAGAACGGCCTGCTTCAACGAAGTAGCATTCTCGTCAGCCAGCACTTCCTTGCTCAACACCGTAACCGTCTTCGGCGTGTTCAGGAGCGGCTCGGGAAACTTCCCGGACGCCTGCAAGTGGTCGCCCTTGTAAGGCGCGGCCGGGTCCGCATAGGGATTGCGGTCAGCGGTCAGACCACCAGCGTTCGGAAACGGCACCGGTGCCTGCTGCGCCTGCTGGCTGCTGCGTCGCGCACGTCGCAGCGCGTTGCGGGCGCGGACCTGATCCGATGTGGGCTTTGACGTGACCGGGCGCGGACGTGCGACCGGGGCATCGACGTTTACCGGCGGCAGGTTGGATTGCTGTGCTTCGGCGCCCGAAAAGGATGCCACCGCGATCAAACTCGCGACTGCGGATACTTTTGCAGCGGAATAACCCGTCTCATCAGCCGAACCGATCGCTGTCTCGAAACGCAACGATCTCGGCGCCTTCACATTGCTCATTTCTTTCACGCCCCCAAAAAGCAAGTTCGTTCGCGAAATGAAGCTGCGACGAACTGTCACCCCTCGGTATCGAGCGCGACTTTCCTTATCAATGCAATCGGCGCCACAGTTGGCTTGAATCGCCTCAGTTCAAAGTGATTCTAATCTGAAGCTTGAAATCGTTCTAATCGTAGTTTTGAAGCATTCTTATAACTATTCTAAAGATGAGACCGGCTGAAATTGGCGAGGCCAGTGCACGAGCTCGCGGAAATGACACCAATCACTCGGCGCTCGGCGGCTTCATCAGCGCGAACAACTCATCGATGGTCCGTTGCGCAACCTGCCGGACCCGATCGCTGTTCTCGAGCCCGGCGATATTGACCCCATTGACCACCGCTTTGATCTCGTCGCGGAAGTCGGTGAGAAACCGCAGCGGATCGCGCTGCTCGTTGGCGACGCGCGCGATCAATCCGGTGACCAGGATCTGGCAAGCCATCATCCGCCCGTTCAACTCATCCATCGCCGCCCCCGTCGTCTCGCGTCGTCGTTGCGCGATATGAACGACAACCCGATGCGTTTCAACCGGGTCGCGCAGGCGGCAGCCGCTGAACGCTACTTCGCAGCGATGTGCTCGGCCTCATCGCCAAGCGCCTTGATGCGGTCCTTCACCGCGTGGAGCGTGGCGAGGCCACTCTCGACATGCTTGTCCGATACGTCGCGCAGCACGTCACAGGCGATTGCATCGCGCAGACTGTCGAGATCGTCGACCAGGCGGCGCCCGCTTCTGGTCAGGAACAGCCGATTGGCGCGGCGATCCCTGGGATCGGAACGGCGTTCGAGCAGATCGTGCTCGACGAGGCGATCGAGCAGACGCACCAGCGAGATCGGCTGTAATTCGAGCACGTCGGCGAGGTCGACCTGGGACAGCCCCTCCTGCTCGCGCAGACGGAACAGCACGATCCACTGGGCGCGCGTAGTCCCTCGCGCCTTGGCACGATGATCGATATAGTTGCGCAACAGCCTCGAACTCTCGACGAGCTGCGCAATGAACTGGCGTTTGAGATCGAGCGACATAGGGGTCCTCGGTGTGTTTCCCAGACGGATTGTTTCCACTCGTTTCTGACCTAAACCTTTCCAAATGTTTAGGATTCTCAAGCCTTGGTGTGTTTACACATTAAGTGCACGCATATTATATCCGCAAGCTCTGTGAACCGTTTCAATCACCCTTTATTGTTACGTCGAACCTAAGAGTCCGCATGTCAAAGTCACGCTCCATCGGTTGGGTTTTAGTGATCGCGGCGCTTGGCACGGCCGGTTATTTCGGCTGGCAGAAGTACACGGACAACCAGCGGGCGGCCGAAGCTGCGCAGAAGCGCGCCGCCCAACGGCCGGCGGTTCCGGTGAAGATCTCGCCGGTCGAGAAGGCCGACTTCCCGGTCTACCTGACCGGTCTCGGCACGGTGCAGGCCTTCAACACGGTCCAGGTCCGCACCCGGGTCGACGGCCAGATCACCAAGATCGCCTTCAAGGAAGGCCAGTTCGTCAAGGCCGGCGACACCCTGGTCGAGATCGATCCGCGGCCCTATCAGGCGACGCTCGACCAGGCCAAGGCCAAGAAGGCCCAGGACGAGGCCAATCTCGCCAACGCCAACCTCGATTTGCAGCGCTACACCAAGCTCGGCGAGTTCGCGACCCGCCAGCAGCTCGACACCCAGCGCTCCACGGTGGCCCAGCTCACCGCCCAGATCGCGGCCGATGATGCCGCCATCTTCAACGCCCAGACCCAGCTCGACTACGCCACCGTGAAGTCCCCGATCGACGGCATCGTCGGCCTGCGACTGGTCGATATCGGCAACATCGTCAATGCCTCGGCGCAGACCGGCATCGTGACGATCACCCAGATCGAGCCCATTACCGTGATCTTCACCGCCCCTGAGGACCAGTTGCCCGATATCAAGGCAGCCCTGGCCGTGGCGCCGCCCAAGACCATTGCGCTGACCACCGACGGCAAGCGGGTGCTGTCCACCGGCGCGCTGGCACTGATCAACAATCAGGTCGACACCACGAGCGGGACTGTTCGGCTGAAGGCGGTGTTTGATAACAAGGATCATGCGCTGTGGCCGGGCCAGTCGGTCGCGACCCGGCTCCTGGTCAGAACCTTGAAGGATGCCACCGTCGTCCCCGATGACGCGGTGCAGCATGGCACCGATGGCCTCTACGCCTATTCTGTCAATCAGGAGAACAAGGCCGAGCTTCGCAAGATCAAGGTCAGCCAGTCGATCGACGGCAAGTCGGTGATCGACGAGGGCCTGTCGCCGGGGCAACAGGTGATCACCGCGGGCCAGTACAAGGTCTCGCCGGGAACCCTGGTGACCACGGCGGTGGCGAGCTCGGATCCGTCCCAGTCGAAGGTTACGCAGGAATGAGCGACGGAATTTCCGCACCATTCATTCGCTTCCCGATCGGCACCTCGCTGCTGATGGCCGGCATCCTGTTCGTCGGCCTCGTCGCCTATCCGCTGCTACCGGTCGCGCCGCTGCCGCAGGTCGACTTCCCGACCATCCAGATCACCGCGACGCTCCCGGGCGGCAGCCCGGAGACGATGGCGACCTCGGTCGCGCAGCCGCTGGAGCGCCAGTTCGCGCAGATCCCCGGCATCGCGCAGATGACCTCGACGAGCTATCTCGGCACGGCGTCGGTCACCATCCAGTTCGACCTCAACCGCTCGATCGACGGCGCTGCCAACGACGTCCAGGCTGCCATCAACGCCGCCAGCGGCCAATTGCCGAAGAGCCTCCCCTCGCCGCCGACCTATCGCAAGGTCAACCCGGCGGACGCGCCGATCATGCTGCTGTCGGCAACCTCGGAGACGCTGCCGCTGACCACGGTCAGCGACGCCGTGGACGCCCAGCTTGCCCAGCAGATCAGCCAGATTTCCGGCGTCGCGCAGGTCATCATCGGCGGTCAGCAGAAGCCGTCGGTCCGGGTCCAGATCGATCCCGCCAAGCTGGTCGCCAAGGGCCTGTCGCTGGAAGACGTCCGCGCCGCGATCAATATCGCCACCGTCGACAGCCCGAAGGGCAATATCGACGGCGCCACCCGCGCCTACACCATCTATGCCAACGACCAGTTGCTCACCGCGGAGCCCTGGAACGACGTCATCATCGCCTACCGCAATGGCGGGCCGCTGCGCATCCGTGACATCGGCCAGGCCGTCACCGGGCCGGAGGACGCCAAGCAGGCCGCCTGGGCCAATGGCAAGCGCGGCGTGTTCCTCGTCGTCTTCAAGCAGCCCGGCGCCAACGTCATCGACACCGTCGACAAGATCAAGGCGGCACTGCCCCGCCTGGTCGCCGCGATTCCGCCGGCGGTCAAGATCGAGGTGATCTCCGACCGCACCACCACGATCCGCGCCGCGGTGGAGGACGTCCAGTTCACCCTGCTCCTGACCATCTTCCTGGTCGTGATGGTGATCTTCGCCTTCCTGCGCAGCTTCTGGGCGACCGTGATCCCCGCCGTGACGGTGCCATTGGCGTTGCTCGGCGCCTGCGCGCTGATGTGGGTGTTCGGCTACACGCTGGACAATCTGTCGCTGATGGCGCTGACGATCGCGGTCGGCTTCGTCGTCGACGACGCCATCGTGATGCTGGAGAACATCAGCCGCTATATCGAGGAAGGCGAGAAGCCGATGGCGGCCGCCTTCAAGGGCTCGAGCGAGATCGGCTTCACCATCGTCTCGATCAGCATCTCGCTGGTCGCCGTGCTGATCCCGCTGCTGCTGATGGGCGGCATCATCGGCCGCCTGTTCCGCGAGTTCGCCGTCGTGCTGGCGATGACGATCTTCGTCTCGATGTTCGTGTCGCTGACATTGACCCCGATGATGGCCTCGCGCTTCCTGCGCGCCCACAATGAGGAACGGCACGGCCGTCTCTACAAGCTCAGCGAGCGCGGCTTCGATGCCATGCTGCGCGGCTATGAGACCGTGCTCGACATTGCCCTGCGCTGGAAGCGCACGACGTTGTTGATCTTCTTCGCCACCCTGGCGCTGTCGATCTACATGTTCGTCATCATCCCGAAGGGCTTCTTCCCGCAGCAGGACGTCGGCCTGATCAGCGCGACCTCGGAAGCCGGCCAGGACATTTCCTTCGCGGACATGAAAGGCAAGCAGGAAGAGCTCAGCAAGATCGTCATGCAGGATCCGGGCGTCGCTACGGTGGCAATGGCGATCGGCGGCAGCGGCCGCGCCGGCAACAACGGCAACATGTTCATC
Coding sequences within:
- a CDS encoding TonB family protein, whose amino-acid sequence is MSTNPDLDLRTSKRLWVIAAVMAVGLHLGGVALALANLRGDDGDEGLGAAGAEYAVELASPDVPEEAAPPGAPADEQQAVQEMAQQKAEVKDTDLPQEKPVEADDPDRIVTEDTAKKQKEEEAKVAKVETNAQEAQQASEQAAPTKLEDARQAETTKAPNPGIGKDKLAMTARWGKKISAYLDLHKKFPENGKVKTAKVKIALVLNRVGKVLSVAVLESSGDAAFDDAAVSMVHRSDPVPAPPADLTEDQFSFSLDVNYNKSKQ
- the exbD gene encoding TonB system transport protein ExbD, whose translation is MAVSISENDGDDDFAESHEINVTPFIDVMLVLLIIFMVAAPLSTVDLPIDLPTSSATPQKKPDKPTYVSIKPDLTLAIGENAVKRADLINSLDAVPDMSRDKYVFLRADRMVPYGELMGVMELLRGGGYTHVKLVALEGVPGAPAAQQAEPAKP
- the exbB gene encoding tonB-system energizer ExbB gives rise to the protein MMTSKFLAASAMVAALAMSMLTAPASAQQQTAPAAQPAPVTRPQPAPAAQVPAAQPAAIAQPAAAGQTAPVAQPAPAVPQAQVAPAPAAAPAPVANEASLTAAAGGDAKSPKSTSTGLHELSPWNMFLNADIIVKAVMLGLAFASLVTWTVFIAKMVELTVAQSKLRGALAKIAESRSLAEAQFALGAKGSVLSSFIAAAMREGRLSAGISSDSGIKERAASSFAEIVRAEARKIRIGMGLLATIGATSPFVGLFGTVWGIMNSFIGISKSQTTNLAVVAPGIAEALLATAIGLVAAIPAVIIYNHFSRVTKVYLELVNRASGAAGRLLSRDLDRTHGSVPHGARAAAAE
- a CDS encoding Fe2+-dependent dioxygenase, producing MLVCVPNVLSKADVADFRRIMDASGWEDGRSTAGAASALVKRNEQLPPDSEVARQLGNRVLTALSASPRFISAAIPLRIFPPLFNRYAASDGHHFGLHVDNAVRGDRLTGLRIRTDLSVTLFLSNPEDYDGGELVIEDLYGSHEIKLPAGDLVLYPASSLHLVTPVTRGIRVASFFWLQSMVRDAHARSLIFDLDTAIQALVERLGRDDPETVKLTGIYHNLIRHWAEV
- a CDS encoding TonB-dependent siderophore receptor; this translates as MSNVKAPRSLRFETAIGSADETGYSAAKVSAVASLIAVASFSGAEAQQSNLPPVNVDAPVARPRPVTSKPTSDQVRARNALRRARRSSQQAQQAPVPFPNAGGLTADRNPYADPAAPYKGDHLQASGKFPEPLLNTPKTVTVLSKEVLADENATSLKQAVLNTAGVTLGTGEGGNAFGDRFFVRGFDTRNDVFVDGVRDSGVSVRENFFTEQVEILRGPGSSFAGRGTTGGAINIVTKQATTEKSFYNMDTTYASDATKRVTLDVNQVISPTLAIRAGGVYQDAGVEGRSFITDNRGGGFVALTWKPVDAVKVTADYVHTDIHGMPDFGVPYLRTGPTNALGQYTTTAGGPAPEYGVNRDNFYGFVNRDFFEVHQDIATVNAEVKITPDLTFSNKVRGSESLLNYIGTIPESPNVVGNTLTANTLSRYQPTDVVANQSEFTYKFDTGPWRHTAVAGVEVSRETSSIDTYSGLNGESNNGIVVNASGSPTNVSITNPQFTFATFPTVPTLTGKPTQIAIDTTSGYLLDSVNYRDLLIVNGGVRFDDYSIKVGGYGTSGKAAGVFGSQAADFGMPNFNLGLTLKPLPITSVYVAYATSSDPVGSEFDGTSAAYGGLAPVLNGGSNQIFGPMKNSAIEIGNKWELFDRHLLVSGALFQTDVTNARESVNITSTANQTAACPYNVSIGGTQPCISAGAAYRIRGIDLEVAGKITDKWSVFGGLVLMKSEVTKSLVAPADPALYSSNVGLPLANIAHQSFSLLSKYQIDDRWEVGGQAVYRSKMYGGTLLAANQGTALPSFWRFDTFAEAKIDKNWTAKLFVNNIFNKLYYTAFYQSAAPFTLEAPGRTVAVVLSARY
- a CDS encoding MarR family winged helix-turn-helix transcriptional regulator translates to MSLDLKRQFIAQLVESSRLLRNYIDHRAKARGTTRAQWIVLFRLREQEGLSQVDLADVLELQPISLVRLLDRLVEHDLLERRSDPRDRRANRLFLTRSGRRLVDDLDSLRDAIACDVLRDVSDKHVESGLATLHAVKDRIKALGDEAEHIAAK
- a CDS encoding efflux RND transporter periplasmic adaptor subunit is translated as MSKSRSIGWVLVIAALGTAGYFGWQKYTDNQRAAEAAQKRAAQRPAVPVKISPVEKADFPVYLTGLGTVQAFNTVQVRTRVDGQITKIAFKEGQFVKAGDTLVEIDPRPYQATLDQAKAKKAQDEANLANANLDLQRYTKLGEFATRQQLDTQRSTVAQLTAQIAADDAAIFNAQTQLDYATVKSPIDGIVGLRLVDIGNIVNASAQTGIVTITQIEPITVIFTAPEDQLPDIKAALAVAPPKTIALTTDGKRVLSTGALALINNQVDTTSGTVRLKAVFDNKDHALWPGQSVATRLLVRTLKDATVVPDDAVQHGTDGLYAYSVNQENKAELRKIKVSQSIDGKSVIDEGLSPGQQVITAGQYKVSPGTLVTTAVASSDPSQSKVTQE
- a CDS encoding efflux RND transporter permease subunit — encoded protein: MSDGISAPFIRFPIGTSLLMAGILFVGLVAYPLLPVAPLPQVDFPTIQITATLPGGSPETMATSVAQPLERQFAQIPGIAQMTSTSYLGTASVTIQFDLNRSIDGAANDVQAAINAASGQLPKSLPSPPTYRKVNPADAPIMLLSATSETLPLTTVSDAVDAQLAQQISQISGVAQVIIGGQQKPSVRVQIDPAKLVAKGLSLEDVRAAINIATVDSPKGNIDGATRAYTIYANDQLLTAEPWNDVIIAYRNGGPLRIRDIGQAVTGPEDAKQAAWANGKRGVFLVVFKQPGANVIDTVDKIKAALPRLVAAIPPAVKIEVISDRTTTIRAAVEDVQFTLLLTIFLVVMVIFAFLRSFWATVIPAVTVPLALLGACALMWVFGYTLDNLSLMALTIAVGFVVDDAIVMLENISRYIEEGEKPMAAAFKGSSEIGFTIVSISISLVAVLIPLLLMGGIIGRLFREFAVVLAMTIFVSMFVSLTLTPMMASRFLRAHNEERHGRLYKLSERGFDAMLRGYETVLDIALRWKRTTLLIFFATLALSIYMFVIIPKGFFPQQDVGLISATSEAGQDISFADMKGKQEELSKIVMQDPGVATVAMAIGGSGRAGNNGNMFITLKPLSERDANAQQIIARLRPKLEKVLGARLFMQAAQDVRLGGRPTRTQFEFTLQDANLAELNEWAPKILSKMQTLPQLRDVATDQQSSGTTLELKINRDTASRYGIQPQLIDDTLYDAFGQRQVTQYFTQLNSYHVILEVLPELQGSVDTLNNIYIKSPLTGEQVPLSTFAKWTTVPVRPLSISHQGQFPAITISFNLAQGVALGQATEAVQKAMVDLGAPPTLSSSFQGTAQAFQQSLSTVPLLILAALVVVYLILGILYESYIHPITILSTLPSAGVGALAILMAAGFDFSLIALIGIILLIGIVKKNGIMMVDFAIAAERDQHMEPVAAIRQAALLRFRPIMMTTMAAMLGGVPLMLGTGTGSEIRQPLGYAMVGGLIVSQALTLFTTPVVYLYLDKLSNAFANWGRSPRADHDAGDGEDGSVKQAAE